One stretch of Paramormyrops kingsleyae isolate MSU_618 chromosome 4, PKINGS_0.4, whole genome shotgun sequence DNA includes these proteins:
- the cdh7a gene encoding cadherin-7a isoform X2 yields MDREARDQYLLVIQAKDMVGQMGGLSGTTTVTVTLTDVNDNPPHFARKSYQFTVPESLPVASVVAKIKATDLDVGPNAEMEYRVIDGDGLAMFRVTPDKDTQEGVIALQRPLDFETKSSYTLRVEALNRHVDTRFLSMGSFSDSATVHVSVEDVDEPPVFSVPLSTMAVSEAAKVGTIVGTVSAHDPDSSNSAIRYSIDRNTDLERFFNIDALTGIISTARLLDREVNAVHNLTIFAMESHDPSQVGKGIVLITVMDINDNAPIFAIDYETFLCETARPGQVIQTISAMDRDEPPGGHRFFFALSPEAANNLNFTLRDNKDNTASILTKRGSFRRREQAIYWLPVLIGDSGTPSLSSTNTLSIRVCDCDPDGVAQACGAEAYTLPAGLSTGALVAILACVLTLLVLVLLIVTMRRRRKEPLILDEERDVRENIVRYDDEGGGEEDTEAFDMVALRNLNAAREHATRRDVTPDAPIFFSSRPPPYKAVHDNGIFREFIWDRLKEADVDPSAPPYDSLQTYAFEGSGSVAESLSSLESLSSDSEQNYDYLSDWGPRFKKLADMYGHSEMGDRFL; encoded by the exons ATGGACCGCGAGGCACGGGACCAGTACTTGCTGGTCATCCAAGCGAAGGACATGGTCGGCCAGATGGGCGGGCTCTCGGGGACCACGACCGTCACCGTCACGCTCACTGACGTGAATGACAACCCGCCGCACTTCGCTCGCA AATCCTATCAGTTCACCGTGCCAGAGTCGCTGCCGGTTGCCTCCGTAGTGGCCAAGATCAAAGCCACAGACCTTGATGTCGGACCCAATGCTGAAATGGAGTACAGGGTCATAGATGGGGATGGACTGGCTATGTTCAGAGTCACACCGGACAAGGACACACAGGAGGGAGTCATCGCGCTTCAGAGG CCACTGGACTTTGAGACAAAGAGCAGCTACACGCTGCGTGTGGAGGCCCTGAACCGGCACGTGGACACTCGCTTCCTCAGCATGGGCTCCTTCAGCGACTCAGCCACCGTGCATGTCAGCGTGGAGGACGTTGACGAGCCGCCCGTCTTCTCCGTGCCACTCAGCACGATGGCCGTGTCCGAGGCCGCCAAGGTGGGCACCATCGTCGGGACGGTCTCAGCCCATGACCCGGATTCATCCAACAGTGCCATCAG GTATTCCATTGACCGCAACACTGACCTGGAGCGTTTCTTCAACATCGACGCCTTGACTGGGATTATCAGCACAGCCAGGCTGCTGGACAGAGAGGTCAACGCCGTTCACAATCTCACCATCTTCGCCATGGAGAGCC ATGATCCCTCGCAAGTGGGAAAGGGGATCGTCCTCATTACTGTAATGGACATTAATGACAATGCTCCCATCTTCGCCATAGACTACGAGACCTTCCTGTGTGAGACGGCCAGGCCTGGACAG GTCATCCAGACCATCAGCGCGATGGACAGAGACGAGCCTCCAGGTGGCCATCGCTTCTTCTTTGCCCTCAGCCCTGAAGCAGCGAACAACCTCAACTTCACCCTCAGAGACAATAAAG ATAACACAGCCTCCATCCTGACGAAGCGTGGAAGCTTCCGGCGCCGAGAGCAGGCCATCTACTGGCTGCCAGTCCTGATCGGTGACAGCGGCACCCCGTCGCTTAGCAGCACCAACACGCTGTCGATCCGCGTGTGTGACTGCGATCCCGATGGCGTCGCCCAGGCCTGTGGCGCCGAGGCCTATACTCTGCCTGCGGGACTCAGCACGGGTGCCCTCGTCGCTATATTGGCCTGCGTCCTCACACTCTTGG TGCTCGTGCTGCTCATCGTGACAATGCGGCGCAGGAGGAAGGAGCCACTCATCCTGGACGAGGAGCGCGACGTGCGGGAGAACATCGTCCGCTACGACGACGAAGGTGGCGGCGAGGAGGATACCGAGGCCTTCGACATGGTGGCCCTGCGCAACCTGAACGCCGCCCGCGAGCATGCCACGCGCCGGGACGTCACCCCCGACGCACCCATCTTCTTTTCATCCCGCCCGCCGCCTTATAAAGCCGTACACGACAACGGAATATTCCGGGAGTTTATATGGGACCGGCTGAAGGAGGCCGACGTGGACCCCTCGGCGCCCCCTTATGACTCCCTGCAGACGTATGCCTTCGAGGGAAGCGGCTCTGTGGCCGAGTCGCTCAGCTCGCTGGAGTCCCTGAGCTCCGACTCCGAGCAGAACTACGACTATCTGAGCGACTGGGGCCCGCGCTTCAAGAAGCTGGCCGATATGTATGGGCACAGCGAGATGGGCGACAGGTTCTTATAG